From the genome of Duffyella gerundensis, one region includes:
- a CDS encoding aldo/keto reductase, which translates to MTTSSTRTLGRSGIQVPALTFGGNVFGWTIDRDTSFTLLDALLERGLWFIDTADVYSRWAPGNQGGESETIIGEWLKKSGRRQDIVLATKVGIEMAPGKTGLKPAYIRQAVEDSLRRLQTDYIDLYQAHRDDQDTPLAETLAVFDALIKEGKVRAIGASNYSAERLSEALNISERENLARYETLQPEYNLYDREGYESGLEQVAREHGLGVINYYSLASGFLSGKYRQPEDASKSKRGEGVVEKYLNARGLKILAALDRVAEAHSVTPTQVALAWQIARPGITAPIVSATSLQQLDELHKAIKLQLSAEEIAALTDASAY; encoded by the coding sequence ATGACAACATCCTCAACCCGAACCCTTGGCCGTAGCGGTATTCAGGTTCCTGCCCTGACGTTTGGTGGCAATGTGTTTGGCTGGACCATCGATCGTGACACCTCGTTTACCCTGCTTGATGCTCTGCTGGAGCGCGGGCTCTGGTTCATCGACACCGCAGATGTTTACTCGCGCTGGGCGCCCGGCAATCAGGGCGGTGAATCAGAAACCATTATCGGCGAGTGGCTGAAAAAAAGCGGTCGTCGTCAGGATATCGTGCTGGCGACCAAGGTCGGCATCGAAATGGCACCGGGCAAAACTGGACTGAAACCGGCCTATATTCGTCAGGCAGTGGAAGATTCGCTGCGCCGTTTGCAAACCGACTACATTGACCTTTATCAGGCGCACCGTGACGATCAGGATACGCCGCTGGCGGAAACGCTGGCGGTATTTGACGCGTTGATCAAAGAGGGCAAAGTGCGCGCCATTGGCGCATCGAACTACAGTGCAGAACGGCTGAGCGAAGCGTTAAACATCAGCGAGCGTGAAAATCTGGCGCGCTACGAGACGCTGCAGCCGGAATATAACCTCTACGATCGCGAGGGCTACGAAAGTGGTCTTGAGCAGGTGGCGCGCGAGCATGGCCTTGGCGTAATCAACTACTATTCGCTGGCCAGCGGTTTCCTCAGCGGCAAATATCGTCAGCCGGAAGATGCCAGCAAGAGCAAGCGTGGCGAAGGCGTAGTGGAAAAATATCTTAACGCGCGTGGACTGAAGATTCTGGCGGCGCTGGATCGGGTTGCTGAAGCGCACAGCGTGACGCCAACACAGGTTGCACTGGCGTGGCAGATTGCGCGTCCGGGCATTACCGCGCCGATCGTCAGCGCCACGTCGTTGCAGCAGTTGGATGAGCTGCATAAGGCGATCAAGCTACAGCTTTCTGCTGAAGAGATTGCCGCGCTGACCGACGCCAGCGCATACTAG
- the udk gene encoding uridine kinase, producing MTDKSHQCVIVGIAGASASGKSLIASTLYREIRDQVGDEHIGVIPEDCYYKDQSHLTMEERVKTNYDHPSAMDHDLLLQHLQMLKSGETIDLPVYSYVEHTRTAETIQLKPKKVIILEGILLLTDARLRNEMNFSIFVDTPLDICLMRRMKRDVNERGRSMDSVMAQYQKTVRPMFLQFIDPSKQYADIIVPRGGKNRIAIDILKAKIHQFFE from the coding sequence ATGACTGACAAGTCTCACCAGTGCGTCATTGTGGGTATCGCAGGCGCCTCCGCATCAGGTAAAAGTTTAATCGCCAGTACGCTTTATCGTGAAATTCGCGATCAGGTTGGCGATGAGCATATCGGTGTGATCCCCGAAGATTGCTACTACAAAGACCAAAGCCATCTCACCATGGAAGAAAGGGTTAAAACCAACTACGACCATCCCAGCGCGATGGATCACGATCTGCTGCTGCAACATCTGCAAATGCTGAAATCAGGCGAGACCATCGATCTGCCAGTTTACAGCTACGTTGAACATACGCGCACCGCGGAAACTATCCAGCTGAAGCCGAAAAAAGTGATCATTCTGGAAGGCATTCTGTTGCTCACCGATGCCCGCCTGCGCAACGAGATGAATTTCTCGATTTTTGTCGATACGCCGCTGGATATCTGCCTGATGCGTCGTATGAAGCGTGACGTTAACGAACGCGGTCGCTCAATGGATTCGGTAATGGCGCAGTATCAGAAAACGGTTCGGCCGATGTTTTTGCAGTTTATCGATCCGTCAAAGCAATATGCCGACATTATCGTGCCGCGCGGCGGGAAAAATCGCATCGCTATCGATATTCTGAAAGCAAAGATCCATCAATTCTTTGAGTAA
- the dcd gene encoding dCTP deaminase — MRLCDRDIEAWLDSGKLEITPRPPVERINGATVDVRLGNQFRTFRGHTAAFIDLSGPKQEVSAALDRVMSDEIVLPEGEAFYLHPGELALAVTFESVTIPDDLVGWLDGRSSLARLGLMVHVTAHRIDPGWQGRIVLEFFNSGKLPLALRPGMLIGALSFEPLSGPAARPYNRREDAKYKGQQGADASRIDKD; from the coding sequence ATGAGATTATGCGACCGCGACATTGAAGCCTGGCTGGACAGCGGTAAGCTGGAGATTACGCCACGGCCGCCGGTTGAGCGCATTAACGGCGCGACGGTGGATGTGCGCCTTGGCAATCAGTTTCGCACCTTTCGTGGCCACACCGCTGCGTTCATCGATCTAAGTGGTCCTAAACAGGAAGTCAGCGCCGCACTCGATCGGGTAATGAGCGATGAGATCGTGCTGCCGGAAGGCGAAGCGTTCTATCTGCATCCGGGCGAACTGGCGCTGGCGGTGACCTTTGAGTCCGTGACCATTCCGGACGATCTGGTTGGCTGGCTCGATGGCCGCTCCTCACTGGCGCGACTGGGATTAATGGTGCACGTGACGGCGCATCGTATCGATCCTGGCTGGCAGGGACGCATCGTGCTGGAATTTTTTAACTCCGGTAAACTGCCGTTAGCGCTGCGTCCGGGCATGCTGATTGGCGCACTGAGTTTTGAACCGCTCTCCGGCCCGGCAGCGCGTCCGTACAACCGCCGTGAAGATGCCAAATACAAAGGCCAGCAGGGCGCGGATGCCAGTCGTATCGACAAAGATTAA
- the yegD gene encoding molecular chaperone — translation MAIGFDYGTANCSVAVMEQDQARLLTLENNSPYLPSMLCAPTREAISEWLYRHHQVPTPDTETTALLRRAVRFNQEEDIEVNADSVQFGLASLAHYMADPEDVWFVKSPKSFLGASGLKPQQIALFEDLVCATMLHIRQLAENELQQEVRQAVIGRPVNFQGLGGDDANQQAEGILQRAATRAGFSDVLFQFEPVAAGLDFEATLQRETRVLVVDIGGGTTDCSLLLMGPQWRNKQQREESLLGHSGCRVGGNDLDIMLAFKELMPHLGLGGQTTKGIALPALPWWNAVAINDVPAQSDFYSSASGKQLRDLIHDAEQPEQVKHLLKVWQQRLSYRLVRAAEESKIALSDRSLTASELAFITPDLQAEISAASLANAIQQPLQRILEQVSLALATSSVRPDVIYLTGGSARSPLLRQALQAQLPDIPLATGDDFGSVTAGLARWADVMF, via the coding sequence ATGGCAATCGGCTTCGATTATGGAACAGCGAACTGTTCTGTCGCGGTAATGGAACAGGATCAGGCGCGTCTGTTGACGCTGGAAAACAACTCCCCTTACCTGCCTTCTATGCTCTGCGCGCCCACGCGCGAAGCGATCAGTGAATGGCTCTATCGCCACCATCAGGTCCCCACACCCGATACGGAAACCACTGCGTTGCTGCGTCGCGCGGTGCGTTTTAATCAGGAAGAAGACATTGAGGTCAATGCTGACAGCGTGCAGTTTGGCCTCGCTTCGCTGGCGCATTATATGGCGGACCCGGAAGATGTCTGGTTTGTGAAATCGCCCAAATCCTTCCTGGGTGCCAGCGGCCTCAAGCCGCAGCAGATTGCGCTGTTTGAAGATCTGGTCTGCGCCACCATGCTGCATATCCGCCAGCTGGCTGAAAACGAATTGCAGCAGGAAGTGCGCCAGGCGGTGATTGGCCGACCGGTTAACTTTCAGGGATTAGGCGGCGACGACGCAAACCAACAGGCAGAGGGGATTCTGCAACGCGCGGCAACCCGTGCCGGCTTCAGCGACGTTCTGTTCCAGTTTGAGCCGGTTGCCGCCGGTCTTGATTTTGAAGCGACGCTGCAACGTGAAACGCGGGTGCTGGTGGTGGATATCGGCGGGGGTACCACCGACTGTAGCCTGCTGTTGATGGGCCCGCAGTGGCGCAACAAACAGCAGCGTGAAGAGAGCCTGCTCGGGCACAGCGGCTGCCGCGTCGGCGGCAACGATCTCGACATCATGCTGGCCTTTAAGGAGCTGATGCCGCATCTCGGCCTTGGCGGGCAGACCACCAAAGGCATCGCCCTGCCCGCGCTGCCGTGGTGGAACGCGGTGGCGATCAACGATGTACCGGCACAAAGCGACTTCTATTCCAGCGCCAGCGGCAAACAGCTGCGCGACCTGATTCATGATGCCGAACAGCCGGAGCAGGTAAAGCACCTGTTGAAAGTCTGGCAGCAGCGCCTGAGCTATCGGCTGGTGCGCGCCGCTGAAGAGAGCAAAATTGCGCTGTCCGATCGTTCATTGACCGCCAGCGAACTGGCGTTTATCACCCCAGATCTGCAGGCGGAGATCAGCGCGGCGAGCCTGGCGAATGCGATCCAGCAGCCGCTGCAGCGCATTCTGGAGCAGGTATCGCTGGCGCTGGCCACCAGCAGCGTGCGTCCGGATGTAATCTACCTGACCGGCGGCAGCGCGCGTTCGCCGCTGTTACGCCAGGCGCTTCAGGCGCAACTGCCCGATATTCCACTGGCAACGGGTGATGATTTTGGTTCGGTGACGGCGGGCCTGGCCCGCTGGGCTGACGTGATGTTCTGA
- a CDS encoding phosphatase PAP2 family protein: protein MSWKTLTYFGDSMLLIPTAIIIALVLPWKSSNRHTVWYWIFAFCLAGFVVSVSKVLFLGFGIGSARFNFTGFSGHSAMSATLWPVMLWLVSGRATQPWRRCAIAIGYLIPLMVGLSRLVIHAHSKSEVVLGLLLGFSISTTFLLSQRHTQLKGFSLGQMSAALLLPLLLLGHGRIATTQQFLAHLSADLAGIDRPWTRADLLKLRQ, encoded by the coding sequence ATGTCCTGGAAAACCCTCACTTATTTTGGTGACAGCATGTTGCTGATCCCCACAGCAATCATTATCGCCCTGGTCTTACCGTGGAAAAGCAGCAATCGGCACACGGTCTGGTACTGGATTTTCGCCTTCTGCCTCGCCGGATTTGTGGTCTCGGTGTCGAAAGTGCTGTTCCTTGGCTTTGGTATCGGCAGCGCCCGTTTCAATTTTACCGGCTTCAGCGGCCATAGCGCCATGTCCGCCACCCTGTGGCCGGTGATGCTGTGGCTGGTTTCCGGGCGCGCGACGCAACCCTGGCGCCGGTGCGCTATTGCCATTGGCTACCTGATTCCGCTAATGGTCGGCCTTTCACGCCTGGTGATTCATGCCCATTCCAAAAGCGAAGTGGTACTGGGCCTGCTGCTGGGCTTCTCCATCAGCACGACGTTTTTGCTCAGCCAGCGCCATACGCAGCTCAAAGGCTTTAGCCTCGGACAGATGTCAGCGGCATTGCTGCTGCCGTTGCTGCTGTTAGGGCACGGCCGCATTGCGACCACGCAGCAGTTTCTGGCGCATTTGTCCGCCGATCTGGCCGGTATCGACAGGCCATGGACGCGTGCTGATCTGCTGAAACTGCGCCAGTAA
- a CDS encoding PAS domain S-box protein, with product MITDRFGFGHTATQRFSTAAALGGICFLLALFCLQLIAVSGAIPPLWLPTALMTVIAFRLNWADAALTLLFCFISVMLANTLMTGLAWINVAYALVNLLQAALGGMLLRLLLNRRAPLETLYDWCKLLLAAGIITPFLGGFLALWLLGGNGSFFATWVIAEIIGMLAIAPVCLLWQPRMLRQQVSRRQLFETLLCIVVSLSACYVALRFLPWPFTFIIVILFTCAVRLPRFAAFVVFLVNAAMISVLLSLQLVVLHIDAVWLSHTALWLPFLLILLPSHMMSLVMHSFRAEKAHISESELRFRHAMEYSTIGMAMVSPEGRWLSVNDALCQLLGYPQAELMQMTFQQLTHPDDISSNVAAMQRILAGEGDSYLMEKRYIRRDGETVWANLSSSLVRNNKGEPLYFISQLQDITELKRTEETNRCLMERVTQANAALFAEKERMHITLDSIGEAVISTNEEMLVTFMNPVAERMSGWSQEEAAGKALSDILHITRGVNGARIENLLLCALPADKTATEVDEELVLHSAHHEQFDIQYSLTPLKTEEGRHIGTVMVIRDVSESRETLRQLTYSASHDILTRLPNRASFEQQLRQLLQNISGSQQHVLVFIDLDRFKAVNDTAGHAAGDALLCELSTLMLHHLHGNDVIARLGGDEFGVLLPDCTLRSASDLIQRLINAVNHYAFQWQGNIYQVGASAGMTQIDATNCQSSDVMSQADAACYHAKHNGRGQLQVYQHHHASIVARPASALTAAEVEKMPIRLLSWAVTPPGKTQSVSFYLLEVERLADASWPLDENSWQNALQETALQLAFDRNLMRHFFAHYAQPLASKAITLALPFTAAALRDEAFVTELLALLHASPLPPAQLIVVIETAALLADSSRLPQTIAQLKHSGCRIMLQNFGRHLDAFNQFHGAAIDYIMMSPDLVATVHASLMDEMLVSIIHGQAEKRQIITLAGPVELPAALTTLNTIGINGVWGNAIGERQPVHHLVQNSYFAIK from the coding sequence ATGATCACAGATCGGTTTGGCTTCGGACACACCGCCACCCAGCGTTTCAGCACGGCTGCCGCACTCGGCGGCATCTGCTTTTTGCTGGCGCTTTTTTGTCTGCAGCTGATCGCAGTTAGCGGGGCGATCCCCCCACTGTGGTTACCCACTGCGCTGATGACCGTCATCGCTTTCCGTCTTAATTGGGCGGATGCGGCGTTAACGCTGCTGTTTTGCTTTATCTCGGTGATGCTCGCCAATACGCTGATGACCGGCCTCGCGTGGATTAATGTGGCTTATGCGCTGGTCAATCTTCTGCAGGCAGCGCTGGGCGGCATGCTGCTGCGTCTGTTGCTAAACCGCCGGGCCCCGCTGGAAACGCTGTATGACTGGTGCAAGCTGCTGCTGGCAGCGGGCATTATCACGCCGTTCCTTGGCGGCTTTCTGGCGCTGTGGTTACTGGGCGGCAACGGCTCCTTTTTTGCCACCTGGGTTATCGCTGAAATCATCGGCATGCTGGCGATAGCACCGGTGTGTCTGCTGTGGCAGCCGCGCATGCTGCGACAACAAGTCAGCAGGCGCCAGCTGTTTGAAACGCTGCTGTGCATTGTGGTGTCACTCAGCGCCTGCTACGTGGCGCTGCGTTTTCTTCCCTGGCCGTTCACCTTCATTATCGTGATCCTCTTTACCTGCGCCGTGCGCTTGCCACGCTTTGCTGCTTTTGTGGTCTTTCTGGTCAACGCCGCGATGATTTCGGTGCTGTTGAGCCTGCAACTGGTGGTGCTGCATATCGATGCCGTCTGGCTAAGCCATACCGCGCTCTGGCTGCCATTTCTGCTAATCCTGTTGCCAAGCCATATGATGTCGCTGGTGATGCACTCCTTCCGCGCGGAAAAAGCACATATCAGCGAAAGCGAACTGCGATTCCGTCACGCCATGGAATATTCCACGATTGGCATGGCGATGGTCTCACCTGAAGGGCGCTGGCTGAGCGTCAACGACGCGCTCTGCCAGCTTCTTGGTTACCCACAGGCCGAACTGATGCAGATGACCTTTCAGCAGCTAACCCACCCGGACGACATCAGCAGCAATGTTGCTGCCATGCAGAGGATCCTCGCGGGTGAAGGCGACAGTTATCTGATGGAAAAACGCTATATTCGGCGGGATGGCGAAACGGTCTGGGCCAACCTCTCCTCGTCGCTGGTGAGGAATAACAAAGGCGAACCGCTCTATTTTATCTCTCAGCTGCAGGATATTACCGAGCTAAAGCGCACTGAAGAGACCAATCGCTGCCTGATGGAGCGCGTGACCCAGGCGAACGCCGCGCTGTTTGCAGAGAAAGAGCGCATGCACATTACGCTCGATTCCATCGGTGAAGCGGTGATCAGCACCAATGAGGAGATGCTGGTCACCTTTATGAATCCGGTGGCGGAACGCATGAGCGGCTGGTCGCAAGAGGAGGCGGCGGGCAAGGCGCTGAGCGATATTCTGCACATTACCCGCGGCGTCAACGGCGCACGGATAGAAAACCTGCTGCTGTGCGCGCTGCCCGCCGACAAAACTGCGACTGAGGTGGATGAAGAGCTGGTGCTACATAGCGCGCATCATGAACAGTTTGATATTCAGTACAGCCTTACCCCGCTGAAAACCGAAGAGGGCCGCCATATCGGCACGGTGATGGTGATTCGCGACGTCAGCGAGTCACGCGAAACGCTGCGTCAGTTAACCTACAGCGCCTCTCACGATATTTTGACCCGCCTGCCCAATCGCGCCAGCTTTGAACAGCAGCTGCGACAGCTGTTGCAAAATATCAGCGGCAGTCAGCAGCACGTGCTGGTATTTATCGATCTTGACCGCTTCAAAGCGGTAAACGATACCGCCGGACACGCCGCAGGCGATGCGCTGCTGTGTGAGCTATCAACGCTGATGCTGCATCATCTGCACGGCAATGACGTGATTGCCCGACTCGGCGGTGATGAGTTTGGCGTGCTGCTGCCGGACTGTACGCTGCGCAGCGCCAGCGATTTGATTCAGCGGCTGATTAACGCGGTCAATCATTACGCCTTTCAGTGGCAAGGTAACATTTATCAGGTGGGTGCCAGCGCGGGCATGACGCAAATCGACGCCACAAACTGCCAGAGCAGTGACGTGATGTCACAGGCGGATGCCGCCTGTTATCACGCCAAGCACAATGGTCGCGGCCAGCTGCAGGTTTATCAGCATCATCACGCCAGCATTGTCGCCCGACCGGCGTCAGCGCTGACCGCCGCCGAGGTAGAAAAAATGCCGATACGGCTGCTGAGCTGGGCGGTGACGCCACCGGGCAAAACGCAATCGGTGAGTTTTTATCTGCTGGAGGTAGAACGGCTGGCCGATGCCAGCTGGCCGCTGGATGAAAACAGCTGGCAGAACGCCCTGCAGGAAACCGCCCTGCAGCTCGCCTTCGATCGCAACCTGATGCGCCACTTTTTTGCTCACTATGCGCAGCCGCTGGCCAGCAAAGCCATCACGCTGGCGCTGCCCTTTACAGCGGCTGCGCTGCGTGACGAGGCGTTCGTTACCGAGTTACTTGCGCTGCTGCACGCCAGCCCGTTACCGCCCGCACAACTGATCGTGGTGATTGAAACAGCGGCACTGCTTGCCGACAGCAGCCGCCTGCCGCAGACGATAGCCCAGTTAAAACACAGCGGGTGTCGCATCATGCTGCAAAATTTTGGCCGCCACCTCGACGCCTTTAATCAATTTCACGGCGCAGCCATCGACTACATCATGATGTCACCCGATCTGGTGGCCACGGTTCACGCCAGCTTAATGGATGAAATGTTAGTCTCTATTATTCACGGCCAGGCAGAAAAGCGACAAATCATCACGCTGGCTGGCCCGGTAGAATTACCCGCTGCGCTGACCACGCTGAACACTATTGGCATTAATGGCGTATGGGGAAATGCGATTGGCGAGCGGCAACCGGTGCATCATTTAGTGCAAAATAGCTATTTCGCGATTAAGTAA
- the asmA gene encoding outer membrane assembly protein AsmA, whose translation MRRLITTLAILLVVIVAGMTALVLLVNPNDFRGYMVKQVQQRSGYQLKLDGDLRWHVWPQLSILAGRMSLTAPGAAQPMVSAENMRLDVSLIPLFSHQLSVKQVMLKNAVIRATPDSERQRPQNAPIGPADSTPAEPASGWQYDIGHLRIVDSLLIWQQPGGEEINFRNLNLDMTQDRRQSAALDVATSVSRDQRTLQLALKGHMKIADYPHRLSGNVDTLQWQLSGAGIPADGIKGDASMMASWQAENQQFSLQQIVASLNDSQLNGEISGKWGIQPDLKVALHATTLDLDKLFGINIDGVSQQAQAAQLAAANRPPVIAVEKSWSGASSPLTGMHMLLNLKLDAVRWRGLDLHSVLLDAENRAGEISLNTFSGQVGAGRFSLPGAVDVRQPVAKIALQPQLQTVAIKPLLRAFRLPQALDGTLTLNGELAGTDLDMMAAKNSWQGSAQANVQNLQVATLNIPQMVQRAISRSSDRLSADEASPDGTIQQLSGKMMLNKGVITLSQLNGEAQKLSLTGAGTVTMPTEALDMQLAVKINGGWKGDDRLIAALAESAIPLRIYGNWQSLQYSLPVDQLLRRQVEDAAKSRLNQWIDRNQSNEKAQQLKKQLQR comes from the coding sequence ATGAGAAGATTGATAACCACGCTGGCCATTTTGCTAGTGGTGATAGTGGCGGGCATGACCGCGCTGGTACTGCTGGTCAATCCCAATGACTTCCGCGGTTACATGGTTAAACAGGTGCAACAACGCAGTGGCTATCAGCTGAAGCTGGATGGCGATCTGCGCTGGCACGTCTGGCCGCAGCTCAGCATTCTGGCGGGTCGCATGTCGCTGACCGCGCCGGGCGCTGCGCAGCCAATGGTCAGCGCGGAAAATATGCGTCTCGACGTCAGCCTGATACCTCTGTTCTCTCATCAGCTCAGCGTGAAACAGGTGATGCTGAAAAACGCCGTGATCCGTGCCACGCCGGACAGCGAAAGGCAGCGTCCGCAAAACGCCCCGATTGGTCCGGCTGACTCAACGCCCGCCGAGCCCGCCAGCGGCTGGCAATATGATATTGGCCATTTGCGCATTGTGGACAGCCTGCTGATTTGGCAGCAGCCGGGCGGCGAAGAGATCAATTTTCGTAATCTTAACCTCGATATGACTCAGGATCGTCGCCAGTCGGCGGCGCTGGATGTTGCCACCTCGGTGAGCCGCGATCAGCGCACTCTGCAACTGGCGCTAAAAGGCCACATGAAAATCGCCGACTATCCGCACCGCCTGTCCGGCAACGTTGATACGTTGCAATGGCAGTTAAGCGGCGCGGGCATTCCGGCTGATGGCATCAAAGGCGATGCGAGCATGATGGCCAGCTGGCAGGCAGAAAATCAGCAATTCTCACTGCAGCAGATCGTCGCCTCACTGAACGACAGCCAGCTCAACGGCGAAATCAGCGGGAAATGGGGTATACAGCCCGATCTGAAAGTGGCGTTACACGCGACGACGCTCGATCTGGACAAGCTGTTTGGCATCAACATTGACGGTGTGTCACAGCAGGCGCAGGCGGCGCAGCTCGCGGCAGCTAACCGGCCGCCGGTGATTGCGGTAGAGAAATCCTGGAGCGGGGCCAGTTCACCGCTGACAGGCATGCACATGCTGCTTAATCTCAAGCTGGATGCGGTGCGCTGGCGCGGTCTCGACCTGCATTCGGTGCTGCTGGATGCAGAAAATCGGGCGGGCGAGATTAGCCTGAATACCTTTAGTGGCCAGGTGGGGGCAGGGCGCTTCTCTCTGCCGGGTGCGGTAGATGTGCGCCAGCCGGTGGCGAAAATTGCGCTGCAGCCGCAGCTGCAAACGGTGGCGATCAAGCCGCTGCTGCGTGCCTTCCGGTTGCCGCAGGCGCTGGATGGCACGCTGACGCTGAACGGTGAGCTGGCTGGCACCGATCTGGATATGATGGCGGCGAAAAATAGCTGGCAGGGCAGTGCGCAGGCAAATGTGCAAAATCTGCAGGTCGCAACGCTCAATATTCCTCAGATGGTGCAACGTGCGATATCGCGCAGCAGCGATCGTCTGAGTGCCGATGAGGCGTCGCCCGACGGCACCATCCAGCAGCTTTCCGGCAAGATGATGTTGAATAAAGGCGTGATTACGCTAAGCCAGCTCAATGGCGAGGCGCAAAAGCTGTCGCTCACCGGTGCAGGCACCGTGACGATGCCAACCGAAGCGCTGGATATGCAGCTGGCGGTGAAGATTAACGGTGGCTGGAAAGGCGACGATCGCCTGATTGCTGCGCTGGCCGAATCGGCGATCCCGCTGCGTATTTACGGCAACTGGCAGAGTCTGCAATATTCCCTGCCGGTGGATCAGCTGTTGCGCAGACAGGTTGAGGACGCAGCGAAAAGCCGCCTGAATCAGTGGATAGATCGCAATCAGAGTAATGAAAAAGCGCAGCAGCTAAAGAAACAGCTCCAGCGATAA